The Aethina tumida isolate Nest 87 chromosome 6, icAetTumi1.1, whole genome shotgun sequence genome has a segment encoding these proteins:
- the LOC109602581 gene encoding microsomal glutathione S-transferase 1 isoform X1, with translation MNMEEQRVIKQSVSQSVIQSVLSKTAATPKMMNGIKENLLECYVFYASILCLKLLFMSILVGLARVYHKAVFNVEDSKYGSFQLKTDETVERYRRAHLNDLESIPVFLVSSFLFLLTEPSTALALWIFRIYTLTRISHTFNYCVVKSTILRIISYDLGLYLNLFVVLRTIYYYL, from the exons ATGAACATGGAGGAGCAACgagtaataaa AcagtcagtcagtcagtcagtcaTTCAGTCAGTTTTGAGCAAAACAGCAGCAACCCCAAAGATGATGAACGGAATAAAGGAAAACCTTCTCGAATGTTACGTGTTCTACGCATCGATTTTgtgtttaaagttattattcaTGAGCATTCTGGTCGGACTTGCTCGTGTTTACCACAAG GCCGTGTTCAACGTGGAGGACTCCAAGTACGGATCGTTCCAACTGAAGACGGACGAAACGGTGGAGAGATACAGGAGGGCGCATTTAAACGATCTGGAATCGATTCCCGTGTTCCTGGTCAGCTCGTTCCTGTTCCTGCTGACCGAACCGTCGACCGCATTGGCGCTGTGGATCTTCAGGATTTACACCCTGACCAGGATCAGCCACACGTTCAACTATTGCGTCGTGAAGAGCACGATTCTGCGGATAATCTCGTACGATTTGGGCCTCTATCTGAATCTGTTCGTGGTGCTGAGAACCATTTACTATTACCTGTGA
- the LOC109602581 gene encoding microsomal glutathione S-transferase 1 isoform X2 encodes MMNGIKENLLECYVFYASILCLKLLFMSILVGLARVYHKAVFNVEDSKYGSFQLKTDETVERYRRAHLNDLESIPVFLVSSFLFLLTEPSTALALWIFRIYTLTRISHTFNYCVVKSTILRIISYDLGLYLNLFVVLRTIYYYL; translated from the exons ATGATGAACGGAATAAAGGAAAACCTTCTCGAATGTTACGTGTTCTACGCATCGATTTTgtgtttaaagttattattcaTGAGCATTCTGGTCGGACTTGCTCGTGTTTACCACAAG GCCGTGTTCAACGTGGAGGACTCCAAGTACGGATCGTTCCAACTGAAGACGGACGAAACGGTGGAGAGATACAGGAGGGCGCATTTAAACGATCTGGAATCGATTCCCGTGTTCCTGGTCAGCTCGTTCCTGTTCCTGCTGACCGAACCGTCGACCGCATTGGCGCTGTGGATCTTCAGGATTTACACCCTGACCAGGATCAGCCACACGTTCAACTATTGCGTCGTGAAGAGCACGATTCTGCGGATAATCTCGTACGATTTGGGCCTCTATCTGAATCTGTTCGTGGTGCTGAGAACCATTTACTATTACCTGTGA
- the LOC109602603 gene encoding solute carrier family 35 member G1, protein MKMPENLEIQQLVEDEYEDDTKIHRPNSKNCKCPYLGLILATLSSLFFSLCSVIVKWMTDVNPMALAAYRYLGVLLPAIPIVIYRQETVFPNGKRIMLLLRSFTGTAALMLSFYAFRHMPLADASVIVFSVPVFTGIFARVFLKESCGLFSVFSVILTLIGVVLITRPPVIFGNTINSLGDTGQRPEIWGAVAAFSATLFGANAYVLLRALKGIHFSVIMTNFGTFALIMCLIITYSIGGLCLPACGLDRYLIVALAIFSFLGQILLTVALKIEQAGPVAIARSTDIVFAFFWQVFFFDEIPNKYSIGGAILVMSSVVLTGLRKWILALPPDAQLRKNLSILAK, encoded by the coding sequence ATGAAAATGCCAGAAAATTTGGAAATCCAACAACTGGTCGAGGACGAATACGAGGACGATACGAAAATTCATCGACCTAACTCAAAAAATTGCAAATGTCCGTATTTAGGTCTGATCTTGGCCACGCTAAGTTCTCTGTTTTTCTCTCTGTGCAGCGTGATCGTGAAATGGATGACGGACGTGAATCCGATGGCTCTGGCCGCCTACAGGTACCTGGGGGTGCTGCTGCCTGCCATTCCCATCGTCATATACCGACAGGAGACGGTTTTTCCGAACGGCAAACGCATAATGCTGTTGCTGAGATCGTTCACGGGAACCGCAGCCCTGATGCTTAGTTTCTATGCGTTCAGACACATGCCGTTGGCGGACGCGAGTGTCATCGTCTTTTCCGTGCCCGTTTTCACCGGCATCTTCGCCCGCGTCTTCCTGAAAGAGTCCTGCGGCCTGTTCAGCGTGTTTTCCGTCATTCTGACGTTGATCGGGGTGGTGTTGATCACCAGGCCGCCCGTGATATTCGGCAACACGATAAACTCGTTGGGCGACACCGGACAACGGCCGGAGATTTGGGGCGCAGTGGCCGCGTTCAGCGCCACCTTGTTCGGGGCGAACGCATACGTGTTGCTGCGTGCCTTGAAAGGCATCCACTTCTCGGTGATCATGACCAATTTCGGCACGTTCGCCCTGATCATGTGCCTGATCATCACCTATTCGATCGGGGGCCTTTGTCTGCCCGCGTGCGGCCTCGACCGCTATTTGATCGTCGCCTTGGCCATCTTCAGCTTTCTGGGACAGATCCTGCTGACGGTGGCGCTGAAAATTGAACAGGCCGGCCCGGTGGCGATCGCCCGCAGTACCGACATCGTTTTTGCCTTTTTCTGGCAGGTTTTCTTCTTCGACGAGATACCGAACAAGTATTCCATCGGAGGGGCCATCTTGGTCATGTCCTCGGTCGTCCTGACCGGACTCAGGAAGTGGATTTTGGCTCTGCCTCCGGACGCGCAGCTGAGGAAGAACCTCAGCATCCTGGCTAAATAA
- the LOC109602604 gene encoding polymerase delta-interacting protein 2, whose protein sequence is MEVFRVNFQRRILPLSTKIIACNRNFARLAEVGRLEQPKVSGKYETGQLILHRVFGYRGVVLFPWLARVYDRDLPQHKEGDDEPATGVGKEVRGRTHTFYQVLIDQRDCPYIRAQTEAVTFLGNQDSSRSLYAIPGLDYVAHEDILPYVSAEKSPLNHELFDKFLMRNPNKDPPFIAQETLKAWQNKNHPWLELSDVHKETTENIRVTVIPFYMGCRESHANSVYWWRYCIRLENLGHLSVQLRERHWRIFSLSGTLETVRGRGVVGQEPALTKTLPAFQYSSHVSLQAPSGHMWGTFRMEREDGYTFDCRIPPFSLESKPDGGTPSPPDNVQ, encoded by the exons ATGGAAGTGTTCCGAGTGAATTTCCAACGAAGAATTTTACCGCTGTCCACCAAAATTATCGCCTGCAACCGAAATTTCGCCAG ATTGGCCGAAGTGGGTAGATTGGAACAACCAAAGGTCAGCGGCAAATACGAAACGGGCCAGCTGATACTGCACAGAGTGTTCGGATACAGAGGCGTCGTTCTGTTTCCGTGGCTGGCACGCGTCTACGACCGCGATCTGCCCCAGCACAAGGAAGGTGACGACGAACCTGCTACCGGAGTCGGCAAAGAAGTTAGAGGCAGAACACACACCTTCTATCAAGTGCTGATTGATCAGAGGGACTGTCCGTACATT AGGGCACAAACGGAGGCGGTGACCTTTTTGGGAAATCAAGATTCCTCTAGGAGTCTGTACGCGATTCCCGGATTAGATTATGTGGCTCACGAAGATATATTACCCTATGTTAGTGCAGAAAAGTCCCCTTTAAATCACGAGTTGTTtgataaatttctaatgaGAAATCCCAACAAAG ATCCGCCGTTTATTGCTCAAGAAACTTTAAAAGCATGGCAAAATAAAAACCACCCCTGGTTGGAGTTATCAGATGTACACAAGGAAACAACCGAAAACATCAGAGTTACAGTCATACCATTCTACATGGGTTGCAGAGAGTCTCATGCCAATTCCGTTTATTGG tggCGCTATTGCATAAGATTGGAGAATTTGGGCCATTTGAGTGTCCAATTGAGGGAACGACACTGGAGAATTTTCTCGTTGTCCGGCACCTTGGAAACGGTGAGGGGTCGAGGAGTGGTCGGCCAAGAACCTGCCCTCACTAAAACCTTGCCCGCTTTCCAGTACAGCAGTCACGTCAGTTTGCAGGCGCCCAGCGGACACATGTG GGGCACCTTCAGAATGGAAAGAGAGGATGGTTACACGTTCGACTGCAGGATTCCTCCGTTTTCGCTGGAAAGCAAACCGGACGGCGGCACTCCATCGCCACCCGACAACGTTCAGTAA
- the LOC109602597 gene encoding AP-1 complex subunit beta-1, producing MTDSKYFTTTKKGEIFELKSELNNDKKEKKKEAVKKVIASMTVGKDVSALFPDVVNCMQTDNLELKKLVYLYLMNYAKSQPDMAIMAVNTFVKDCEDPNPLIRALAVRTMGCIRVDKITEYLCEPLRKCLKDEDPYVKKTAAVCVAKLYDISSGLVEDQGFLEQLKELLSDSNPMVVANAVAALSEINESSPTGQPLVELSTNTINKLLTALNECTEWGQVFILDSLSNYTPRDEREAQSICERITPRLAHANAAVVLSAVKVLIKMMEILAGDVEFCNTLSKKLAPPLVTLLSSEPEVQYVALRNINLIVQKKPDILKHEMKVFFVKYNDPIYVKLEKLDIMIRLASQANIAQVLSELKEYATEVDVDFVRKAVRAIGRCAIKVEPSAERCVSTLLDLIQTKVNYVVQEAIVVIKDIFRKYPNKYESIISTLCENLDTLDEPEARASMVWIIGEYAERIDNADELLDSFLEGFADENAQVQLQLLTAVVKLFLKRPQHTQGLVQHVLSLATQDSDNPDLRDRGFIYWRLLSTDPAAAKEVVLADKPLISEETDLLEPTLLDELICHISSLASVYHKPPTAFVEGRSAGIRKTLPVRQGSTDEVAAEATVIPNQESLIGDLLSMDIGGVAQPAAPASAPTSNVDLLGGGLDVLLGGGPDLTTTGVAAPSTTGLLGDIFGISSSPSMYTPPKTCWLPADKGKGMEIHGTFSRKNGQMTMDMTFTNKAMQAMNGFAVQFNKNSFGVAPASPMNLSPLQPGQSLEYSLPLNNTGPVQRMDPLTTLQVAIKNNVDVFYFACQIPIQILFSEDGTLDKRVFLTTWRDIPSANEVQYTINEIKGNTDAISSKMTLNNIFTIAKRNVEGQDMLYQSLKLTNNIWVLLELKLTPGVTTATLSLKSRSVEVAPFVFQAYDFIMRNS from the exons ATGACcgattcaaaatacttcaCCACCACCAAGAAGGGCGAAATCTTCGAACTCAAATCGGAACTGAACAATGACAAGAAGGAGAAAAAGAAAGAGGCCGTCAAAAAG GTGATAGCTTCGATGACGGTGGGCAAAGATGTGTCCGCGCTTTTCCCGGACGTCGTCAACTGCATGCAAACTGACAATCTGGAACTGAAGAAGCTGGTCTATCTGTATCTGATGAACTATGCCAAATCCCAACCAGACATGGCCATAATGGCTGTGAACACGTTCGTCAAG GATTGCGAAGATCCGAATCCGTTGATTCGCGCCTTGGCCGTCCGAACGATGGGCTGCATCCGCGTCGACAAAATAACCGAATATCTGTGCGAACCGCTGCGAAAGTGTCTCAAAGATGAGGATCCGTACGTGAAGAAAACGGCCGCCGTTTGTGTGGCCAAATTGTACGACATATCGTCGGGATTGGTGGAGGACCAGGGCTTCCTGGAGCAGCTCAAGGAACTGCTGAGCGACTCGAATCCGATGGTGGTGGCGAACGCGGTCGCCGCCCTCTCCGAAATCAACGAGAGCAGCCCGACCGGTCAGCCTCTGGTCGAACTCAGCACCAACACGATCAACAAGCTGCTGACGGCCCTGAACGAATGCACCGAATGGGGTCAGGTGTTCATTCTCGATTCCCTGTCGAATTACACGCCGCGAGACGAGCGGGAGGCGCAGAGCATCTGCGAACGTATCACGCCGCGTCTGGCGCACGCGAACGCCGCCGTCGTCCTGTCCGCCGTTAAGGTGTTGATCAAAATGATGGAGATTTTGGCCGGGGACGTGGAGTTCTGCAACACCCTGAGCAAGAAATTGGCGCCGCCGCTCGTCACTCTGCTCAGTTCCGAACCGGAAGTTCAATACGTGGCGCTCAGGAACATCAACCTGATCGTGCAGAAGAAGCCGGACATCCTCAAGCACGAGATGAAAGTGTTCTTCGTCAAGTACAACGATCCGATCTACGTGAAACTGGAAAAGTTGGACATCATGATCAGACTGGCGTCTCAGGCGAACATCGCACAGGTGTTGAGCGAGCTGAAGGAGTACGCGACCGAAGTGGACGTGGATTTCGTGCGGAAAGCGGTCAGAGCGATCGGCAGATGCGCCATTAAAGTCGAACCTTCGGCCGAACGGTGCGTCTCCACCCTTCTGGATCTGATCCAGACCAAGGTCAACTATGTTGTGCAGGAAGCCATCGTCGTCATTAAGGATATTTTCAG gaAGTACCCAAACAAATACGAGAGCATCATCAGCACGCTGTGCGAGAATCTCGACACTCTGGACGAACCAGAGGCGCGTGCCTCCATGGTCTGGATCATCGGCGAGTATGCGGAACGTATCGACAACGCTGACGAATTGTTGGACAGTTTTCTGGAAGGATTCGCCGACGAGAACGCGCAAGTGCAGCTGCAACTGCTCACCGCCGTCGTGAAGCTGTTCCTGAAGCGTCCGCAGCACACGCAAGGACTCGTGCAGCACGTTTTGAGTCTCGCCACTCAGGATTCGGACAATCCCGATTTGAGAGATCGCGGTTTCATCTACTGGAGATTGCTGAGCACCGATCCCGCGGCCGCCAAAGAGGTGGTGCTGGCCGATAAACCGTTGATCTCGGAGGAGACCGACTTGTTGGAACCCACACTGTTGGACGAATTGATTTGCCACATTTCGTCGCTGGCGAGCGTCTACCACAAACCGCCCACAGCTTTCGTCGAGGGCAGAAGTGCCGGTATCCGGAAGACGCTGCCGGTCAGACAAGGATCGACGGACGAGGTCGCAGCCGAGGCTACCGTCATCCCCAACCAGGAGAGTCTGATCGGCGACCTGTTGTCTATGGACATCGGAGGTGTGGCTCAACCTGCCGCCCCCGCGTCGGCACCCACCAGCAACGTGGATCTTCTGGGCGGTGGTTTGGACGTTTTG CTCGGAGGTGGTCCAGATTTGACGACAACAGGAGTGGCCGCCCCTTCGACGACCGGTCTCCTAGGCGATATCTTCGGCATTTCGTCCTCTCCGTCGATGTACACGCCGCCGAAGACATGTTGGTTGCCCGCCGACAAAGGAAAGGGCATGGAAATACACGGCACCTTCTCGCGCAAAAACGGACAGATGACGATGGACATGACGTTCACGAACAAGGCGATGCAGGCGATGAACGGTTTCGCGGTTCAGTTCAACAAGAACAGCTTCGGAGTGGCTCCCGCTTCGCCGATGAACTTGTCGCCGCTGCAACCCGGACAGAGTCTCGAATACAGTCTGCCTTTGAACAACACGGGACCGGTGCAGAGGATGGATCCCTTGACCACACTGCAGGTGGCCATCAAGAACAACGTCGACGTCTTTTACTTTGCCTGTCAAATTCCGATTCAAATTCTGTTCTCCGAAGACGGCACTCTGGACAAGAGAGTCTTTTTGACCACTTGGCGTGACATTCCCTCCGCCAACGAGGTTCAGTACACCATTAACGAAATCAAAGGCAACACCGACGCCATTTCCAGCAAGATGACGCTGAACAACATATTTACGATTGCCAAGAGGAACGTCGAGGGTCAAGACATGTTGTACCAAAGCTTGAAATTGACCAACAACATTTGGGTGTTGCTGGAGCTCAAGCTGACTCCGGGAGTGACGACCGCCACTCTAAGTTTAAAGTCCAGAAGTGTAGAAGTTGCGCCGTTCGTTTTCCAAGCGTACGATTTTATCATGAGGAATTCGTAA
- the LOC109602598 gene encoding serine palmitoyltransferase 1 yields the protein MLNEQLLQERLRNFKPAPLIEYVGEEKKKEDIEIPMIVEDANNIDLAKANYLNMLDDDEIKKISEDTIRKYGVGTCGPRAFYGTTDVHLELEERIAKFLGLEEAIVYSYGFVAISSSIAAYCKKSDVIFADEHANFPIQQGLLAAKSKVVTFNHNDAKSFETMAERIAEEEKSKKKKSRKFLVIEAVSWKTGQICPLLDFLEVAEKYKIRVFLEESYSIGILGKTGKGLTEHLDVGPNRVDMIIGTLENALGSIGGFCAGTHMTIEHQRLSGSGYIFSASLPTFLVQAVIKSIDVLEDKPNKIRQCAKEFHDVLQQNYRVLSDAEVPYKVFNVKDEKNREEKLKRVYEYCKEKGVHFLMKDGNLIINLNLALFDDKKRSTFVYEVLEQASTLN from the exons ATGTTGAACGAACAGTTATTGCAAGAACGTCTGCGTAATTTCAAACCGGCCCCTTTGATCGAATATGTCGGTGAGGAGAAGAAGAAGGAGGACATTGAAATTCCAATGATTGTGGAAGATGCGAACAACATCGACCTGGCCAAGGCCAATTACCTGAACATGTTGGACGATGATGAGATCAAAAAGATTTCGGAGGACACAATCAGAAAGTACGGAGTGGGAACGTGCGGCCCCAGAGCATTTTACG GTACGACTGATGTGCATTTGGAACTAGAGGAGCGTATCGCAAAGTTCTTAGGTTTGGAGGAGGCGATCGTCTACTCGTACGGTTTCGTGGCCATTTCCAGTTCAATCGCGGCCTACTGCAAAAAGTCTGACGTCATTTTTGCAGATGAACACGCCAACTTTCCCATTCAACAAGGATTATTGGCTGCCAAGAGTAAAGTTGTGACGTTCAATCACAACGATGCGAAAAGTTTCGAAACGATGGCCGAAAGAATTGCCGAGGAAGAGAAAAGCAAGAAGAAAAAGTCGAGAAAGTTTCTGGTGATTGAAGCCGTTTCTTGGAAAACGGGCCAGATCTGTCCGCTGCTGGACTTTTTGGAAGTGGCAGAAAAGTATAAAATCCGAGTGTTTTTGGAAGAAAGTTATTCGATCGGTATCCTGGGAAAAACCGGCAAAGGACTGACCGAACATTTGGACGTCGGACCGAACAGGGTGGACATGATCATCGGTACGTTGGAGAACGCATTGGGATCGATCGGAGGCTTCTGCGCCGGAACACACATGACCATCGAACACCAAAGGTTGTCCGGATCCGGATACATCTTTTCCGCCTCTCTGCCCACTTTTCTGGTGCAAGCCGTCATCAAATCCATCGACGTATTGGAGGACAAACCCAACAAGATCAGACAGTGTGCCAAAGAGTTCCACGACGTTTTGCAACAAAACTACAGGGTCTTGAGCGATGCCGAAGTGCCTTATAAGGTTTTCAACGTGAAGGACGAGAAGAATCGAGAAGAGAAGTTGAAACGAGTTTACGAGTACTGCAAGGAGAAGGGCGTACATTTTCTAATGAAAGACGGTAATTTAATCATCAACTTGAACCTGGCTCTGTTTGATGACAAGAAACGTTCCACTTTTGTGTACGAAGTCTTGGAACAAGCCTCAACGttgaattaa
- the LOC109607564 gene encoding uncharacterized protein LOC109607564, translated as MRFHKYLLFCSIFAIAACNSTKHTIKKRALLFPRGTVLQFTYGLSVPLVLPRRSINLSFCAQVNYNLPATLASLKTKVISARNTGWDMSRETFYKYIVTFLDSVGVNGEECLLRTVCEIAEFPMHIHDEGLLEKIVHFMFTPSLEIKQQYGNITKAENLNFEQKLLLAERLGGKDGNCEQQFSDCLFSFVDLFTMKYII; from the exons ATGCGCTTCCACAAATATTTGCTTTTTTGCAGTATTTTTGCAATTGCAGCATGTAATTCGACGAAGCACACGATTAAAAAGCGCGCATTGCTTTTTCCTCGAGGCACAGTTTTACAA TTTACGTACGGCTTGAGCGTCCCACTGGTGTTGCCGAGACGCTCGATAAACTTGAGTTTTTGCGCTCAGGTCAATTATAATTTGCCCGCGACGTTGGCAAGCCTAAAAACCAAAGTAATTTCGGCGAGGAATACGGGTTGGGACATGAGCAGggaaacattttacaaatacaTTGTTACCTTTCTGGACAGCGTCGGCGTCAACGGGGAGGAATGTTTGTTAAGAACGGTCTGCGAAATTGCCGAATTTCCGATGCACATCCACGACGAGGGATTGCTGGAGAAGATTGTTCATTTTATGTTCAC tcCATCTCTGGAGATCAAGCAACAATACGGAAACATTACAAAagcagaaaatttaaattttgagcaAAAACTTTTACTAGCAGAAAGACTCGGTGGAAAAGATGGAAATTGTGAACAGCAGTTTTCGGATTGTCTGTTTTCGTTTGTAGATTTATTTACCATGAAATACATCATTTAA
- the LOC109607561 gene encoding fatty acyl-CoA reductase wat-like, whose product MTTIDKMDLNEHHSQTPIQSFYAKTNVFITGATGFLGKILVEKLLRSCPDINTIYVLVRNKKGKNLHTRVDELFDDVIFDRLRTECPKFRHKVVGVAGDCSLPALGLTLHDQKTLIDEVNVIFHVAATVKFDEKLKLAVAINVRGPRDMIELSKRMKQLKSFVHVSTAYSMCNHNYIEERIYTPHVDSHKLVLLAENLPDKILDSVTPALLDKYPNTYAFTKGIAEDMIKCEGRGIPIGVFRPSIVISTYREPIKAWINNLYGPTGVCAGAGTGVLRTMHCHPKVNANIVPVDMVVNAMIACGWEIAKNYEENKLKADYEIPVYNYESSNDKPINWGEYMSYSETSGVLYPSVKAIWYYFLTLQPTWIGYFITQLFLHYIPALIVDGALLCVGKSPMMLKVYRKIHKFSSVISYFCTRNWTFHSQRINRMIETMTPEDQEIFFCDLKKLNWAEYFTVYLKGIREYLIQDPMTTLNDARNKWKRLYVLHQTLKVLLGFLCLRLLWSVLQFIQSFMW is encoded by the exons ATGACAACCATTG ACAAAATGGATTTGAACGAGCACCACTCGCAGACGCCCATCCAGAGTTTCTACGCAAAAACGAACGTCTTCATCACGGGAGCGACGGGATTCTTGGGGAAGATCCTCGTGGAGAAGCTGCTGAGGTCCTGTCCGGACATCAACACAATCTACGTGCTCGTGCGCAACAAGAAAGGCAAGAATCTGCACACCAGAGTCGACGAATTGTTCGACGACGTCATCTTCGACCGGCTGAGGACGGAGTGCCCGAAATTCAGGCACAAAGTGGTCGGCGTCGCGGGCGACTGCAGTTTGCCCGCCCTCGGGTTGACCTTGCACGATCAGAAGACCTTGATAGACGAG GTGAACGTGATTTTCCATGTGGCGGCCACGGTCAAATTCGACGAGAAACTGAAACTGGCCGTCGCAATAAACGTGCGAGGACCCAGAGACATGATCGAGTTGAGCAAACGGATGAAGCAACTGAAGTCGTTCGTGCACGTGTCCACCGCATACTCCATGTGCAATCATAACTACATCGAAGAACGGATCTACACGCCGCACGTGGACAGCCACAAGTTGGTTTTGCTGGCTGAAAACTTGCCAGACAAAATTTTGGACTCCGTAACGCCGGC TTTGTTGGACAAATATCCGAACACGTACGCCTTTACGAAAGGAATAGCGGAAGACATGATCAAGTGTGAAGGACGGGGAATTCCGATCGGCGTGTTCAGACCGTCCATCG TGATCTCGACGTACAGGGAGCCGATAAAGGCGTGGATCAACAACTTGTACGGACCGACGGGCGTCTGTGCAGGTGCAGGAACCGGTGTGCTGAGAACGATGCACTGTCATCCGAAGGTGAACGCCAACATCGTCCCCGTCGACATGGTGGTGAACGCCATGATCGCCTGCGGATGGGAAATCGCCAAAAACTACGAAGAAAACAAACTTAAGGCCGACTACGAAATCCCCGTGTACAATTACGAGTCGAGCAACGACAAGCCGATCAACTGGGGCGAATACATGTCGTATTCGGAGACGTCCGGAGTCCTATATCCGAGCGTCAAGGCGATTTGGTACTACTTTTTGACATTGCAACCGACCTGGATCGGATACTTCATCACCCAACTCTTCCTCCATTACATTCCCGCCTTGATCGTCGACGGAGCGCTCCTGTGTGTCGGAAAGTCGCCAAT gaTGCTGAAGGTGTACCGTAAGATCCACAAGTTCTCGTCGGTGATATCGTATTTCTGCACGCGGAACTGGACGTTCCACTCGCAGAGAATCAACAGGATGATCGAGACGATGACGCCCGAGGATCAGGAAATATTCTTTTGCGACTTGAAGAAACTGAACTGGGCCGAGTATTTTACGGTTTACTTGAAAGGAATCAGGGAATATCTGATCCAGGACCCCATGACCACCTTGAACGACGCACGGAACAAATGGAAgag ATTGTACGTCCTTCATCAAACGTTGAAAGTACTTTTGGGTTTCCTGTGTCTGCGACTGTTGTGGAGCGTACTGCAATTTATTCAAAGTTTTATGTGGTGA
- the LOC109602586 gene encoding glyceraldehyde-3-phosphate dehydrogenase, which yields MSAGIGINGFGRIGRTVFRILIEKGLRIGAINDPSLTPKQLAYLLKYDSVHGTFEEKIQVTDDGIEVNCKNVTLCSEKDPDKIPWKDFKADYVVDASGKFTKVKQAGKHKAKKVLISSPSKDAPMYVLGVNTENYDHKAKVVSMASCTTNGLAPLLKVLHKTFHVQEGLMTTIHSATQSQNVLDGISRKNWRVGRCSLNNIIPTSTGASKAIFKIFPELDGKLMGMAFRVPVPNVSLIDLSVRLTKSCNYEDIKGCMMEASRTAMKGILGYTDEQVVSSDLIGTCHSVIFDADASSMLNNKFAKIIGWYDNEYGYSCRIVDFLLFMMEQDGKRRC from the exons ATGTCCGCCGGTATCGGCATCAACGGGTTCGGCCGCATCGGTCGTACCGTCTTCCGCATCTTGATCGAGAAAGGACTGAGAATCGGCGCCATCAACGATCCCTCCCTCACTCCCAAACAGCTCGCCTATCTGCTCAAATACGACTCCGTCCACGGCACGTTCGAGGAGAAGATCCAAGTCACCGACGACGGTATCGAAGTCAACTGCAAAAATGTGACGCTCTGTTCGGAAAAGGATCCCGACAAGATTCCTTGGAAGGACTTCAAGGCGGACTATGTGGTCGACGCAAGCGGCAAATTCACCAAAGTGAAACAGGCCGGCAAGCACAAAGCCAAAAAGGTCCTAATCTCGAGTCCTTCCAAAGATGCCCCCATGTACGTTTTGGGAGTGAACACAG AGAACTACGACCACAAAGCGAAGGTGGTTTCGATGGCGTCGTGCACCACCAACGGTTTGGCCCCGCTCTTGAAAGTTTTGCACAAGACTTTTCACGTACAGGAAGGACTAATGACGACGATCCACTCGGCGACTCAGTCGCAAAACGTTTTGGACGGAATCTCACGCAAAAACTGGCGTGTCGGAAGATGTTCTCTCAACAACATCATTCCAACTTCCACAG GAGCTAGCAAAGcgatatttaagattttcccGGAACTGGATGGAAAACTGATGGGAATGGCATTTCGAGTGCCCGTTCCAAACGTGTCTTTGATCGATTTGTCCGTCCGATTGACGAAGAGCTGTAATTACGAAGACATAAAAGGATGCATGATGGAAGCGTCGCGGACGGCCATGAAAGGCATTCTCGGCTACACGGACGAACAGGTGGTCTCCTCAGATTTAATCGGCACGTGCCATTCGGTCATTTTCGATGCCGACGCGAGTTCCATGTTGAACAACAAGTTCGCCAAAATAATCGGATGGTACGACAACGAATACGGATACTCCTGTAGGATTGTCGATTTCCTGCTCTTCATGATGGAGCAGGACGGTAAACGTAGATGTTGA